In Trifolium pratense cultivar HEN17-A07 linkage group LG7, ARS_RC_1.1, whole genome shotgun sequence, a genomic segment contains:
- the LOC123898711 gene encoding E3 ubiquitin-protein ligase PUB23-like, translating into MEENEIPQFFLCPISLQIMKDPVTTITGITYNRESIEQWLLTSKSCTCPITKQPLPRSSEFLTPNHTLQRLIQSWHLQNSSISVEKIPTSTIEKLVKNLDHESLEKLLALALENERNRICMVEAGVAKAIIQKVIINNFYKQGKTTSLEEALRILHLILPLAITNNDNINNIKCSIVDDNFDLVNSLTLILQHHNDNKNFKVINEAMIVLKLIFEVKNSTSLLNLNVDFFREIVKVLRIRNKALPIKAMKSALHVLLQTCPLGRNRLKIVEAGAIKEIINLAIEKQEKNQTELIFKLLADLCCCADGREKFVQHAAGIAMISKRTLRVSSTTDDCALQIFCLICKYCATNDVVQEMLRVGAVSKLCMVMQADCGSYLKEKARGILRLHSNVWNNSPCIQLYLLTRHQRFGE; encoded by the coding sequence atggaagaaaatgaaattcctcaattttttctttgtccCATTTCACTTCAAATCATGAAGGATCCTGTGACAACAATTACAGGCATAACATACAACAGAGAAAGCATTGAACAATGGTTACTAACATCAAAAAGTTGCACATGTCCAATTACCAAACAACCCTTACCAAGAAGCTCAGAGTTTTTGACACCAAACCACACTCTTCAAAGATTAATTCAATCATGGCACTTACAAAATTCATCTATTAGCGTTGAAAAGATTCCAACTTCAACAATTGAAAAACTTGTTAAGAATCTTGATCATGAGTCATTAGAAAAATTGCTTGCTCTTGCtttagaaaatgagagaaatagAATATGCATGGTTGAAGCAGGAGTAGCAAAAGCGATTATTCAAAAAGtgattataaataatttttacaagCAAGGTAAAACAACATCTCTTGAAGAAGCTTTGAGAATTCTTCATTTAATTTTGCCTCTAGCCATCACCAATAAtgacaacatcaacaacatcaaaTGTTCCATAGTTGATGACAATTTTGACTTAGTCAACTCCTTGACTTTGATTTTGCAACATCACAATGATAACAAAAATTTCAAGGTAATAAATGAAGCAATGATTGTATTAAAACTTATATTTGAGGTAAAAAATTCAACCTCATTGTTGAAtttaaatgttgatttttttagagaaatagTTAAAGTACTAAGAATTAGAAATAAAGCACTTCCTATTAAAGCTATGAAATCAGCATTACATGTGTTATTACAAACATGCCCTTTAGGTAGAAATAGGTTGAAGATTGTGGAAGCTGGAGCtataaaagaaatcattaatCTTGCAAttgaaaaacaagaaaagaacCAAACAGAGCTTATATTTAAGCTTCTTGCTGATTTATGTTGTTGTGCTGATGGAAGAGAAAAATTTGTGCAACATGCAGCAGGAATTGCAATGATTTCTAAAAGAACATTAAGGGTTTCATCAACAACTGATGATTGTGCtcttcaaatattttgtttgatttgtaaaTATTGTGCTACAAATGATGTTGTTCAAGAAATGTTAAGGGTTGGTGCTGTTTCAAAACTTTGTATGGTTATGCAAGCTGATTGTGGTTCTTATTTGAAGGAAAAAGCTAGAGGTATTCTTAGGTTACATTCTAATGTATGGAATAATTCTCCTTGTATTCAACTTTATTTGTTAACTAGACACCAAAGGTTTGGTGAGTGA